In Bacteroidetes bacterium SB0662_bin_6, the following are encoded in one genomic region:
- a CDS encoding transposase, with the protein MKDDGDFLRVRWFDDLTDAREKLQAWRREYNESRPHRSLDELSPLEFKARWAERRSEIY; encoded by the coding sequence CTGAAGGATGACGGTGACTTCCTACGGGTCCGCTGGTTCGACGATTTGACGGATGCCAGAGAGAAGTTGCAAGCTTGGCGGCGAGAGTACAACGAGAGTCGGCCTCACCGGTCTCTCGATGAACTCTCGCCCCTGGAATTCAAGGCCCGATGGGCCGAACGAAGGTCAGAAATTTACTAA
- a CDS encoding BACON domain-containing protein: protein MRCQSLRRTVAILIAFLLCAVVASGCSSGGLAGQIASGELIGANQGARLQVTAATTAVGAEGGEITVDLANTGEGDMRWSASVNADWAEIEGEPSGDGNASLTLVFEANTATNERAASLTIRSGDASNSPQSIRLTQAAAEPDPETQSGPQPRLSVNADDYSVSAGGERVVVTVENEGGGDLNWSVSLPESVSWARLVGKPARNGAGTVEIEVDANPEENARSFELVVSAEGAMASPQTLHFSQEAGSAVTEDPLEISADDYSLSSEGGSVQVTVTAGADMEWEAAIEDGADWAHFSGSPHGTGNATITIVYDPNSEQALRSFVLTVSAVDADASAQTRHFTQDAAGADTENLLEISAADYELSPEGGTVDVTVTTGADVEWEAAIGDGADWAHFSGRSDGTGNGTIAIRYDRNENQALRSFELTVTADSAGASPKTLTFNQDSVSSASLSLSTATRHIGAEGEQVAAHLTLSSNEGASWAAEVDAAWTRLGSAENGDVGPAHLGPAMSGKIDGTGDAVIRIVVDPNPGPERSFTLTVRSSDAIAPQSIMFRQAGKGQPEQEIPLLPPPPAGYSNNCQRQTEGFEEFGGWLAQRGHYQADSDSRVWRHFGEAEGTNDGVVRAFSDCTSDRRTVTTNILADPTLTQPLEFGDLPAAENARVVLLDTALQSVGQHLAGARHENPEYVWPDTGSGWYPTFTQDGAGTKFLHVQPLGDWGYESASGWQSQLADWNTDGSDMSAWTDTAQQYGWRLPGIHERTSEGRRMLADADTALWLLVGGYTGSGGHRRIHPNSAVCGEAGGLCLFAPWAYSYEDGYGFTRTVEGTAVAAAQVAAALDNVLLLWPDYDLLELRDLVLDCAEDMGDAGPDSMWGRGVLSFACLFTPHGDLRDPRTGTILSGGIYGPLAGPLGHVADAPALLGAPFNGIDGTGRDFAYPLMRWSHRENHALLAATGASSGAADAPLRGLAGFAARSRSSTILEDGNFSARIAAAGDTLGAAALWRPGGVFARSGMWTFRGGLALQPEGAGPLTGSGVFRAPSMLSSAFSVAFQRSLGRNLYLNARAQHWMTLNAETRSLWEDAHLSEFRASASLSFRMGRARAVVQAQYAGGLRGRLNVAEQSIVLARQAARQLWFRVRVPLN, encoded by the coding sequence TTGCGTTGCCAATCACTCAGGCGCACTGTCGCCATTCTTATTGCCTTCCTCCTCTGCGCCGTTGTCGCTTCCGGCTGTTCATCCGGGGGACTGGCCGGCCAGATCGCCTCTGGAGAACTGATCGGCGCAAACCAGGGCGCGAGACTTCAGGTTACCGCTGCCACAACTGCCGTGGGAGCGGAAGGAGGCGAGATCACGGTGGATCTGGCCAACACCGGGGAAGGCGATATGCGCTGGTCCGCTTCCGTGAATGCCGATTGGGCGGAAATCGAGGGCGAGCCTTCGGGCGACGGAAATGCATCCCTCACCCTAGTCTTCGAGGCGAACACGGCGACCAATGAACGCGCCGCGTCCCTGACCATCCGCTCCGGGGACGCTTCCAATTCCCCGCAATCCATACGACTCACGCAGGCGGCGGCAGAACCGGATCCCGAAACCCAGTCCGGCCCGCAACCGCGTTTAAGCGTAAACGCGGATGACTACAGCGTGAGCGCGGGAGGGGAACGCGTGGTGGTGACTGTAGAGAATGAAGGCGGAGGGGACCTGAACTGGTCTGTCTCGCTTCCAGAGAGTGTCTCCTGGGCCCGGCTTGTTGGTAAGCCCGCCAGGAATGGCGCGGGAACGGTGGAGATCGAAGTGGACGCCAACCCCGAGGAGAACGCGCGCTCTTTTGAGCTGGTCGTGTCCGCCGAGGGTGCGATGGCGTCACCGCAAACGCTGCATTTCAGCCAGGAAGCCGGTAGCGCCGTTACCGAGGATCCGCTCGAAATCTCCGCCGACGACTACTCGCTTTCGTCCGAGGGCGGGTCGGTGCAGGTAACTGTGACGGCTGGTGCGGACATGGAGTGGGAAGCCGCCATCGAGGACGGCGCCGACTGGGCGCACTTCTCGGGATCCCCGCACGGAACCGGCAATGCGACGATAACGATCGTCTACGACCCGAACTCGGAACAAGCCCTTCGCTCTTTCGTGCTGACCGTCTCTGCTGTGGATGCGGACGCGTCCGCCCAAACCCGCCATTTCACCCAGGATGCCGCCGGCGCCGATACCGAGAACCTGCTCGAAATCTCCGCCGCCGACTATGAACTTTCGCCCGAGGGCGGGACGGTGGATGTCACGGTAACGACCGGCGCCGACGTGGAGTGGGAAGCCGCCATCGGTGACGGCGCCGACTGGGCGCACTTCTCCGGACGTTCAGACGGAACCGGCAACGGAACGATCGCGATCCGCTACGATCGCAACGAGAATCAGGCCCTACGCTCCTTCGAGCTGACCGTCACAGCCGACAGCGCGGGCGCTTCGCCGAAGACCCTCACGTTCAATCAGGATTCCGTATCGTCTGCGAGCCTTTCGCTTTCGACGGCGACACGCCACATCGGCGCTGAGGGCGAGCAAGTGGCCGCCCACCTCACGTTGTCAAGCAACGAGGGAGCCTCTTGGGCAGCGGAAGTGGATGCCGCATGGACCCGCCTCGGGAGCGCCGAAAACGGCGATGTCGGGCCGGCTCACTTGGGGCCGGCTATGAGCGGCAAGATCGACGGTACGGGCGACGCCGTCATTCGCATAGTTGTCGATCCCAACCCCGGTCCGGAACGGAGCTTCACGCTCACGGTACGTTCGAGCGACGCGATCGCGCCACAGTCCATTATGTTTCGCCAGGCGGGGAAAGGGCAGCCGGAACAGGAGATTCCGCTGCTTCCTCCCCCGCCGGCCGGGTATTCGAACAATTGCCAGCGCCAAACCGAAGGCTTTGAAGAATTCGGTGGCTGGCTGGCGCAGCGGGGCCATTATCAAGCCGATTCGGATTCCAGGGTCTGGCGGCACTTCGGCGAGGCCGAAGGTACGAACGATGGCGTAGTGCGCGCCTTTAGCGATTGCACAAGCGACCGGCGCACGGTCACGACCAATATCCTGGCCGACCCCACACTCACGCAACCGCTCGAGTTCGGCGATCTGCCGGCGGCCGAGAATGCCCGGGTTGTGCTCCTCGACACCGCATTGCAATCCGTCGGCCAGCACCTCGCCGGCGCCAGACACGAGAACCCGGAATATGTCTGGCCTGACACCGGCAGCGGCTGGTATCCCACCTTTACTCAGGACGGCGCCGGGACTAAATTCCTGCATGTGCAGCCACTGGGCGATTGGGGCTACGAAAGCGCCTCCGGCTGGCAATCCCAACTCGCCGACTGGAATACGGACGGTTCCGACATGTCAGCTTGGACCGATACCGCACAGCAGTACGGCTGGCGGCTGCCGGGCATCCACGAGCGGACCAGCGAAGGCCGCCGGATGCTTGCTGATGCGGACACGGCGCTGTGGCTGCTCGTCGGCGGCTACACAGGATCCGGCGGCCACCGGCGCATTCATCCGAATTCCGCCGTTTGCGGTGAGGCCGGCGGGCTATGTCTTTTCGCACCGTGGGCGTACAGCTATGAAGACGGCTACGGCTTCACCCGCACGGTCGAGGGAACGGCCGTGGCGGCCGCCCAGGTCGCAGCGGCGCTCGACAATGTGCTTCTCCTGTGGCCGGATTACGACCTTCTGGAGTTGCGCGACCTGGTGCTCGATTGCGCCGAGGATATGGGCGATGCAGGCCCCGACTCGATGTGGGGCCGAGGCGTGCTTTCGTTCGCTTGCCTGTTTACGCCGCACGGCGACCTGCGCGATCCCAGGACCGGGACGATCCTGTCCGGCGGCATCTACGGTCCCCTGGCGGGTCCTCTTGGCCACGTCGCCGACGCTCCGGCCCTGCTGGGCGCGCCGTTCAACGGGATCGATGGCACCGGCCGGGACTTCGCCTATCCGCTGATGCGGTGGTCGCACCGGGAAAACCATGCACTCTTGGCGGCTACCGGCGCTTCGAGCGGCGCCGCCGATGCCCCACTTCGGGGGTTGGCCGGCTTCGCGGCACGGAGCCGCAGCAGCACGATACTCGAAGATGGCAATTTCAGCGCCCGAATCGCGGCCGCCGGTGATACGCTGGGCGCCGCGGCGCTGTGGCGACCGGGCGGCGTTTTCGCCAGGTCGGGAATGTGGACGTTCCGCGGCGGCCTGGCGCTGCAGCCGGAAGGCGCAGGACCCTTGACCGGAAGCGGCGTCTTCCGGGCACCCTCAATGCTATCGAGCGCGTTCTCGGTAGCGTTTCAGCGCAGCCTCGGCCGCAACCTGTACCTCAATGCGCGGGCGCAGCACTGGATGACCTTGAACGCCGAAACGCGCAGCTTGTGGGAAGACGCGCACTTAAGCGAGTTTCGCGCCAGCGCGTCGCTGAGCTTTCGAATGGGCCGCGCGCGGGCCGTCGTGCAGGCACAGTACGCTGGCGGCTTGCGTGGCCGGCTGAACGTGGCGGAGCAGTCGATCGTTTTGGCCCGGCAAGCCGCCAGGCAGTTGTGGTTCAGGGTCCGCGTTCCGCTGAATTGA